The genomic region CGGCAGCGTCGCGGCGAGACCCGCGAGCTGCATGCCCCGCAACGGGGTCAGCGTGATGTCCAGCTTGTCGCTCAGCTTCGTCAGCTGGTCGTCGGCGCGGTCGAGCTCGCTCGGCGTGCGGGCGCTCACCCGCACCAGGCCGCGCAGCGAGACCTGACCGTCCTCACGCGACGGCGAGATCGACATCGCCAGCGTCGAGGACAGCGCGCGCACGCCGGTCAGCGCGTTCAGGTTGCCCTTGAGGCCCTTCGCCGGCCAGCCGGTGATCGCGTAGCTGGCGTGCCCGACACCACCCGCCGTGACACCGGACCACTTCTCCCGCAACGACACCGGGTTCGTGTTGCCGACCGCGGCGGTGAGCTCGGCTGAGGAGATCGCCGCGCGCAGCAGCTCGTCGGAGTCGAGCGGGCGGATGGTCACACCGGCGGACTCCAGCGCGTTGCGGACGCGGGACAGCGCACCGATCAACGCGCGGTGCGCACCGACGACGCCGCCGCCGCGCTCGCGGATGGCCTCGCCGCACCGGCGCGGGTCCAGCCGGACCGTGATCCACGTGGTGCGCCTGGCTGCCGCGGGCAGCGGGCCGAGCACCTCCATGTACGAGCTGACGGCCGGGGAGTTCGGCGCGAGCGCCGCGCTGCCGGGGTAGCAGTGCCAGAGCACGGTGATCGCGTCCAGCACCACGCCGCGGTCCTCCAGGCACGGTGCGAGCGCTCCCAGGGGCAGCGACGGCGCCGAGCCGACCGCGGAGATCAGCGGCGGGGTCGGGTCGACCAGCAGGACCGCGGTCCACACGCCGTCGTGCCACGACAGCGCGAGCGGGCGGCGTTCGTGGTCGACGCCCTTCGCGATCACCAGGTCGGGGATCGCCAGGCGCAGCAACGCGACGCGCGGGTCGTCGGGACCGAGCACCTGCATCTCGTCGTCACCGGGCTTGGACTCCTGCGGCGCGTCGCGGTTCGCGGTGCGGCTGTGCGAGCGGAAGTTGTACCGCAGCCGCACGCCGATCCACTGGGTCAGCCAGCGACCACGCGAACGGGTGAAGGCCAGGACCAGCGCGATCAGCAGCACGCCACCGGCGATCGACACCGAGACGACGTTGAGGTTGTCGTTCGCGTCCTTGACCCCGAC from Lentzea guizhouensis harbors:
- the eccE gene encoding type VII secretion protein EccE; protein product: MSNVVTIEVGLAIALLVLTLVGVKDANDNLNVVSVSIAGGVLLIALVLAFTRSRGRWLTQWIGVRLRYNFRSHSRTANRDAPQESKPGDDEMQVLGPDDPRVALLRLAIPDLVIAKGVDHERRPLALSWHDGVWTAVLLVDPTPPLISAVGSAPSLPLGALAPCLEDRGVVLDAITVLWHCYPGSAALAPNSPAVSSYMEVLGPLPAAARRTTWITVRLDPRRCGEAIRERGGGVVGAHRALIGALSRVRNALESAGVTIRPLDSDELLRAAISSAELTAAVGNTNPVSLREKWSGVTAGGVGHASYAITGWPAKGLKGNLNALTGVRALSSTLAMSISPSREDGQVSLRGLVRVSARTPSELDRADDQLTKLSDKLDITLTPLRGMQLAGLAATLPLGGVA